The following proteins are encoded in a genomic region of Streptococcus constellatus subsp. constellatus:
- a CDS encoding cysteine desulfurase family protein — MIYFDNAATTPMSKTAMTAMTQVMENTFGNPSSIHSHGRAASKILRKARQELADLLHTKSQHIIFTSGGTESNNTAIKGYALAHQDQGKHIITTAIEHHSVLATIEYLVDKFGFEATYIQPQNGEITAQQIKEALREDTILVSTMYANNETGYLLPIKEIAEVLKHHPAAYHVDAVQIMGKLPVYPEELGIDFMSASAHKFHGPKGIGFLYANQMKFDKFLHGGDQEDKRRAGTENLAAIAGMIAALKENLKGYPKNISHVESLKKQLLAELDGIDYYVNHDSHTLPYVINLGFPKQANDLLLMRLDLAGISISTGSACTAGTVEPSHVLEAFYGSDSERLKESIRISFSEQNTSEEVHQFTTILKEILGG, encoded by the coding sequence TTGATTTATTTCGATAATGCAGCAACAACTCCTATGTCAAAGACTGCTATGACTGCTATGACACAGGTTATGGAAAATACCTTTGGCAATCCATCTAGCATTCATAGCCACGGCAGAGCTGCTAGTAAAATTCTTCGCAAAGCCCGACAAGAACTTGCTGACCTACTTCATACTAAAAGTCAACATATCATCTTTACATCAGGTGGGACAGAAAGTAACAATACAGCCATAAAAGGGTATGCCTTAGCCCATCAAGACCAGGGAAAGCACATTATCACCACTGCTATCGAACATCATTCTGTGCTTGCAACTATTGAATATCTGGTAGATAAGTTTGGCTTTGAAGCGACTTATATCCAACCCCAAAATGGAGAAATCACAGCTCAGCAGATAAAAGAAGCTCTTAGAGAGGATACTATACTTGTCTCCACTATGTATGCCAACAATGAAACTGGCTACCTGCTTCCAATCAAAGAAATTGCTGAAGTTTTGAAACATCATCCCGCTGCTTATCATGTGGATGCAGTACAAATTATGGGCAAATTACCTGTGTATCCCGAAGAACTAGGAATTGATTTTATGAGTGCATCAGCTCATAAATTTCATGGTCCTAAAGGCATTGGTTTCTTGTATGCCAATCAGATGAAATTTGATAAATTTTTACATGGCGGAGATCAAGAAGATAAAAGACGTGCAGGTACTGAAAATTTAGCAGCTATCGCTGGAATGATTGCAGCTTTAAAAGAAAATCTTAAGGGCTATCCAAAAAATATAAGTCATGTGGAAAGCTTAAAAAAACAGCTTCTCGCTGAACTGGACGGAATAGACTACTATGTCAATCATGATTCTCATACACTTCCCTATGTAATAAATCTTGGCTTTCCTAAACAGGCTAATGACTTATTACTAATGCGTTTAGACTTGGCAGGAATTTCTATTTCAACCGGATCTGCTTGTACAGCAGGTACAGTTGAACCAAGTCACGTTCTTGAAGCTTTTTATGGTAGTGATTCAGAGCGATTAAAGGAATCTATCCGCATTAGCTTTTCAGAACAAAATACTTCAGAAGAAGTTCACCAATTTACCACAATATTAAAAGAAATTTTAGGAGGATAA
- a CDS encoding GTP pyrophosphokinase — protein sequence MQLEWEEFLDPYIQAVGELKIKLRGIRKQYRKQKKHSPIEFVTGRVKPIESIKEKMALRGIREENLAQDMQDIAGLRVMVQFVDDVEEVLDILRKRHDMRIVQERDYIKNRKASGYRSYHVIIEYPVDTIDGNKTVLAEIQIRTLSMNFWATIEHSLNYKYKGEFPDEIKKRLEITAKIAYQLDEEMGKIRDDIQEAQALFDPISRKLNDGVGNSDDTDEEYR from the coding sequence ATGCAATTAGAGTGGGAAGAGTTTCTGGATCCTTATATTCAAGCGGTTGGTGAATTAAAGATCAAACTGCGTGGGATTCGTAAACAGTATCGAAAACAAAAAAAGCATTCTCCGATTGAGTTTGTGACAGGTCGTGTAAAACCGATAGAAAGTATCAAAGAAAAAATGGCTTTGCGTGGAATCAGAGAGGAAAATCTAGCGCAAGATATGCAAGATATAGCAGGTTTGCGGGTCATGGTTCAATTTGTGGATGATGTTGAAGAAGTTTTGGATATTTTGCGAAAGCGGCATGATATGCGGATTGTTCAAGAGCGAGACTATATTAAAAACCGTAAGGCTAGTGGATATCGAAGTTATCATGTCATTATTGAATACCCAGTTGATACCATTGATGGCAACAAAACAGTTTTGGCAGAGATTCAAATCCGCACTTTGTCCATGAACTTTTGGGCAACAATTGAACATTCGCTGAATTATAAATATAAGGGTGAATTTCCAGATGAAATTAAGAAACGTCTGGAGATTACCGCAAAAATCGCCTATCAATTGGACGAAGAAATGGGGAAAATTCGTGATGATATTCAAGAAGCGCAAGCTTTATTTGACCCAATCAGTCGCAAATTGAATGACGGCGTAGGAAATAGTGACGATACAGATGAAGAATACAGGTAA
- a CDS encoding CYTH domain-containing protein encodes MNHLEIEYKTLLTKNEYQQLLPLFSKIKATKQINYYIDTADFSIRDAKMALRIRTFETRTELTLKIPQQVGNMEYNQFLTLEESHTFINTCVLPEGKIRTLLTQAAINLEKLKVLGSLTTIRYEKETTIGLMALDENYYFDKTDYELELEVTDAKIGKEQFNHFLQAHHVHYKYAKPKVARFAQNL; translated from the coding sequence ATGAATCATTTGGAAATTGAATACAAAACGCTTCTGACAAAAAATGAGTACCAACAGCTGTTACCACTGTTTTCAAAGATAAAAGCTACCAAGCAGATAAACTACTATATTGACACAGCCGACTTTTCAATTCGAGATGCAAAAATGGCACTTCGGATTCGTACTTTTGAAACTCGTACTGAGTTAACATTGAAAATTCCGCAGCAGGTCGGTAATATGGAATACAATCAATTTCTCACTTTAGAAGAGTCTCACACTTTCATCAATACATGTGTGCTACCTGAAGGAAAAATACGCACCCTGCTGACTCAAGCTGCTATCAACCTCGAGAAATTAAAGGTTCTAGGGAGCTTGACAACTATTCGCTATGAAAAAGAAACTACTATTGGCTTGATGGCACTTGATGAAAATTATTATTTTGACAAAACAGACTACGAATTAGAGCTGGAAGTAACAGATGCTAAAATTGGAAAAGAACAATTCAATCACTTTTTACAAGCTCATCATGTCCACTATAAATATGCAAAACCTAAAGTTGCAAGATTTGCTCAAAACTTATGA
- a CDS encoding RluA family pseudouridine synthase — protein sequence MRFEFTADEHVKVKTFLKKHEISKSLLAKIKFSGGDIHVNGKKQNAIYLLDIGDKVAIDIPAEESFSSLRAVERELEIVYEDEHFLILNKPSGIASIPSVNHSNTMANFVKAYYISNHYENQQIHIVTRLDKDTSGLMLFAKHGYAHARLDKQLQKKIIEKHYYALVKGSEPLKPEGDIVAPIAREDSSIITRCVAKNGKYAHTSYKVLAQYGDVYLVDIHLHTGRTHQIRVHFSYIGFPLLGDDLYGGSLTDGMTRQALHCHSLRFYNPFHEEVVNKSSPLPEDFQAVIQKLSNKKE from the coding sequence ATGAGGTTTGAATTTACTGCAGATGAACATGTTAAAGTTAAGACCTTTTTAAAAAAGCACGAAATTTCCAAAAGTTTGCTCGCAAAAATTAAGTTTTCTGGTGGAGATATTCACGTAAATGGTAAGAAGCAAAATGCCATTTATTTGTTAGATATTGGCGACAAAGTTGCCATTGATATTCCAGCTGAAGAAAGTTTTAGCAGTCTACGAGCAGTAGAAAGAGAATTAGAAATTGTTTATGAAGATGAACATTTTCTAATTTTGAATAAGCCATCTGGTATAGCAAGCATTCCTAGTGTGAATCATTCTAATACAATGGCAAATTTTGTAAAAGCTTATTACATTTCTAATCATTATGAAAATCAACAGATTCATATTGTGACACGTTTGGATAAAGATACAAGTGGTCTGATGCTGTTTGCAAAACATGGTTATGCTCATGCAAGACTGGACAAGCAGTTGCAAAAGAAAATCATTGAGAAACATTATTATGCTTTGGTCAAGGGTTCTGAACCGTTAAAGCCAGAAGGAGACATTGTTGCTCCCATCGCGCGAGAAGATAGCAGTATTATTACACGCTGTGTAGCGAAAAATGGGAAATATGCTCATACGAGCTATAAGGTTCTAGCGCAATATGGTGATGTTTATCTTGTCGATATTCATCTTCACACAGGACGGACACACCAGATTAGGGTACATTTTTCTTATATTGGCTTTCCGTTATTAGGAGATGATTTGTATGGTGGCAGCTTGACAGATGGCATGACACGACAAGCTCTTCATTGCCATTCATTGCGTTTTTACAATCCATTTCATGAGGAAGTTGTGAATAAATCGAGTCCTCTTCCGGAAGATTTCCAAGCAGTGATTCAAAAATTAAGCAATAAAAAGGAGTAA
- a CDS encoding NAD kinase has protein sequence MKNTGKRIGIISNRRRQSQEICRQLKQKLKQNHFILNDNNPDIVISIGGDGMLLSAFHKYEEQLDKVRFVGVHTGHLGFYTDYRDFELDKLINNLKLDTGAKVSYPILNVKIFHGNNEICIKRALNEATIKRSGRTMVADVIINQVHFERFRGDGISVSTPTGSTAYNKSLGGAVLHPTIEALQIAEVASLNNRVFRTLGSSIIVPKKDKIEIVPTWNDRHAISIDNQNFMINNISKIEFQIDQHKINFLATPSHTSFWNRVKDAFIGEVEE, from the coding sequence ATGAAGAATACAGGTAAAAGAATAGGAATTATCAGTAATCGCAGACGGCAAAGCCAAGAAATTTGTCGCCAATTAAAACAAAAATTAAAGCAAAATCATTTTATTTTGAATGATAATAATCCTGACATTGTCATTTCAATCGGTGGCGACGGGATGCTTTTATCAGCTTTTCATAAGTATGAAGAGCAGTTGGATAAAGTTCGTTTTGTCGGTGTCCATACGGGACATTTAGGTTTTTATACGGATTATCGAGATTTTGAATTGGACAAATTAATTAATAACTTAAAATTAGATACTGGTGCGAAAGTGTCCTATCCGATTTTAAATGTTAAAATTTTCCATGGAAATAATGAAATTTGTATAAAGCGTGCATTAAACGAAGCGACAATCAAGCGTTCTGGACGAACAATGGTCGCCGATGTTATTATCAATCAAGTCCATTTTGAGCGCTTTCGTGGTGATGGTATTTCCGTATCAACTCCGACAGGAAGTACAGCTTACAATAAATCGTTAGGCGGAGCTGTTCTGCATCCAACCATTGAAGCTCTTCAGATTGCAGAAGTTGCAAGCTTAAATAATCGTGTGTTTCGAACCCTGGGCTCCTCAATTATCGTTCCTAAGAAAGATAAAATTGAAATCGTGCCGACTTGGAATGACCGACATGCGATTTCGATTGACAATCAGAATTTTATGATAAACAATATTTCTAAAATTGAATTTCAAATTGATCAACATAAGATTAACTTTCTTGCTACACCGAGTCATACGAGTTTCTGGAATCGTGTAAAAGATGCTTTTATTGGCGAGGTGGAGGAATGA
- a CDS encoding ribose-phosphate diphosphokinase, which translates to MTDKAQMKLFALNSNHDIAEKIAQAAGVSLGKLSSRQFSDGEIQVNIEESVRGFDVFIIQSTSFPVNNHLMELLIMVDACNRASANSVNVVMPYFGYARQDRTAAPREPITAKLVANMLVKAGVDRVLTLDLHAVQVQGFFDIPVDNLYTVPLFAKHYCEKGLSGEDVVVVSPKNSGVKRARSLAEHLDAPIAIIDYAQDDTHRNEGYIIGDVAGKKAILIDDILNTGRTFAEASKIVEREGATEIYAVSSHGLFVEGAAEKLDNSPIKEILVTDSVATKEKTPKNVQYITASGLIGDAIVRIHKRKPVSPLFAYNKKK; encoded by the coding sequence CTGACGGATAAAGCACAGATGAAGTTGTTTGCACTAAATTCCAATCACGATATCGCCGAAAAAATTGCTCAAGCTGCTGGCGTATCTCTTGGAAAACTATCCTCACGTCAATTTTCAGATGGTGAAATTCAAGTTAACATCGAAGAAAGTGTACGTGGTTTTGATGTATTTATCATTCAGTCAACGAGTTTCCCTGTCAATAATCATTTGATGGAACTTCTTATCATGGTGGATGCCTGCAATCGCGCTAGCGCTAACTCTGTTAATGTCGTGATGCCATATTTTGGCTATGCGCGCCAGGATCGCACTGCTGCTCCTCGTGAACCAATTACGGCAAAACTGGTAGCAAATATGTTGGTAAAGGCAGGAGTTGATCGTGTTCTGACCCTTGATTTGCATGCCGTTCAAGTTCAAGGTTTCTTTGATATCCCTGTTGATAACCTTTACACTGTCCCTCTCTTTGCCAAACATTACTGTGAAAAAGGCTTGTCTGGTGAAGATGTTGTTGTGGTTAGTCCAAAAAATTCTGGTGTTAAACGTGCTAGAAGCTTAGCAGAGCATTTAGATGCTCCGATTGCAATTATCGACTACGCTCAAGACGATACCCACCGTAACGAAGGCTATATTATCGGAGATGTAGCTGGGAAAAAAGCTATCCTTATTGATGATATTTTAAATACTGGTCGTACATTTGCTGAAGCCTCAAAAATTGTTGAACGCGAAGGTGCAACAGAAATTTATGCAGTTTCTAGTCATGGTTTATTTGTCGAAGGAGCTGCTGAAAAGTTAGATAACTCTCCTATCAAAGAAATCCTGGTTACTGACTCAGTTGCAACGAAAGAAAAAACTCCGAAAAATGTTCAATACATCACTGCAAGTGGGCTAATCGGAGATGCAATCGTTCGTATCCATAAAAGAAAACCAGTCAGTCCACTGTTTGCTTACAATAAAAAGAAATAA